From a single Nostoc sp. MS1 genomic region:
- a CDS encoding NAD+ synthase, which yields MKIAIAQINPIIGDLSGNAQKMLEMAQQAVAKGARLLLTPELSLCGYPPRDLLLNPSFLEAMTVTLHQLAQDLPANLAVLVGTVDANHQAYTTGGKPLFNSIALLENGKVKEYFHKRLLPTYDVFDEQRYFEAGQQSNHFVLDNLKIGVTICEDLWNDEEFWGKRSYIVNPIADLTTLGVEFIVNLSASPYTVGKPSFREAMLKHIAVRFQQPVIYTNQVGGNDDLLFDGSSFALNRQGEVMCRAKSFTTDLITVEFDETKRDFTLNSVAPVYELEEEEIWHALVLGVKDYAQKCGFSKVVLGLSGGIDSALVATIASAALGKENVLGVLMPSPYSSEHSISDAVALADNLGIKTQILPIGELMQSFDNSLAGLFAGTEFGLAEENIQSRIRGNLLMAIANKFGYLLLSTGNKSEMAVGYCTLYGDMNGGLAVIADVPKTRVYSLCKWLNSHSPLIPENILIKAPSAELKPGQVDQDSLPPYEILDNILQRLIHDHQSVRQIVAAGHDQTVVDKVIQMLARAEFKRRQAPPGLKITDRAFGTGWRMPIASNWNAIKSNYQKIESGHDD from the coding sequence ATGAAAATTGCGATCGCTCAAATTAACCCTATAATTGGTGACTTGTCAGGTAATGCTCAGAAGATGCTGGAAATGGCACAGCAGGCAGTCGCTAAAGGTGCAAGATTATTGTTAACACCAGAATTATCTTTGTGTGGCTATCCTCCACGGGATTTATTATTAAATCCTAGTTTTCTAGAAGCTATGACCGTTACGTTGCATCAATTGGCTCAAGATTTACCTGCGAATTTGGCTGTATTAGTTGGTACGGTTGATGCAAATCATCAAGCTTATACTACAGGGGGAAAACCTTTATTTAACAGCATAGCTTTATTAGAAAATGGCAAAGTTAAGGAATACTTTCATAAGCGACTATTGCCTACTTATGATGTGTTTGATGAACAACGTTATTTTGAAGCAGGGCAACAATCTAATCATTTTGTATTAGATAATCTCAAGATTGGCGTGACAATTTGTGAAGATTTATGGAATGACGAAGAGTTTTGGGGCAAACGTAGTTATATAGTAAATCCTATTGCTGATTTGACAACATTAGGTGTAGAGTTCATTGTTAATTTATCGGCTTCACCTTACACTGTGGGTAAGCCAAGCTTCCGAGAAGCAATGCTGAAACATATTGCAGTAAGGTTTCAGCAGCCAGTTATTTATACTAACCAAGTCGGCGGTAATGATGATTTACTTTTTGATGGTAGTAGTTTTGCTTTAAATCGGCAAGGCGAAGTTATGTGTCGTGCTAAGAGTTTTACCACTGATTTAATTACAGTAGAATTTGACGAAACAAAACGAGATTTTACATTAAATTCCGTTGCTCCTGTATATGAATTAGAAGAGGAAGAAATTTGGCACGCTTTAGTTTTAGGCGTGAAAGATTATGCCCAAAAATGCGGATTTTCTAAAGTAGTATTAGGTTTAAGTGGAGGAATTGATTCTGCACTTGTAGCGACAATTGCTAGTGCGGCATTAGGTAAAGAAAACGTCTTGGGTGTATTAATGCCATCCCCTTATAGTTCAGAACATTCTATTAGTGATGCTGTAGCATTAGCTGATAATTTGGGAATTAAAACGCAGATTTTACCCATTGGCGAGTTAATGCAAAGCTTCGATAATAGCTTGGCGGGGTTATTTGCAGGTACAGAATTTGGACTGGCGGAGGAGAATATTCAGTCACGGATTCGCGGTAACTTATTAATGGCGATCGCTAATAAATTCGGCTACCTATTACTATCCACAGGCAACAAATCCGAAATGGCAGTCGGTTACTGTACCCTCTACGGCGACATGAACGGCGGTTTAGCAGTCATTGCAGATGTTCCCAAAACCCGCGTCTACTCCCTGTGCAAATGGCTAAACTCCCACTCCCCACTCATCCCGGAAAACATCCTCATCAAAGCACCAAGCGCCGAACTCAAACCCGGTCAAGTTGACCAAGACTCCCTTCCCCCTTACGAAATCTTAGACAACATCTTACAACGCCTAATTCACGACCATCAGTCAGTAAGGCAAATTGTTGCAGCCGGACACGACCAGACAGTAGTAGACAAAGTTATCCAGATGTTAGCAAGAGCAGAATTTAAGCGCCGCCAAGCACCTCCAGGCTTAAAAATCACTGACCGCGCCTTTGGTACTGGTTGGCGAATGCCAATAGCCAGTAACTGGAATGCGATTAAAAGTAATTACCAAAAAATTGAGTCTGGGCATGATGATTAA
- a CDS encoding NUDIX hydrolase, translated as MPGRNHKKFPTSLNQQPLADFKVGVDNVIFSVDTEKNRLLVLLVMRQQEPFLNYWSLPGTLVREGESLEDAAYRIMAEKIRVKNLYLEQLYTFGGPNRDPREVNDSYGVRYLSVSYFALVRFEEAELIADGVTGIAWYPVKQVPKLAFDHNEILAYGHRRLRNKLEYSPVAFEVLPEMFTLSDLYQLYTTVLGENFSDYSNFRARLLKLGFLSDTGVKVSRGAGRPASLYKFDAEAFAPFKDKPLVFI; from the coding sequence ATGCCAGGACGCAACCACAAAAAGTTTCCAACTTCGTTAAATCAACAACCTTTGGCTGATTTTAAGGTTGGTGTAGATAATGTAATTTTTTCTGTAGATACTGAAAAAAATCGGCTGTTAGTTCTGTTAGTAATGAGACAGCAAGAACCATTTCTAAATTATTGGAGTCTTCCTGGTACTTTGGTGCGAGAAGGAGAGTCTTTAGAAGATGCGGCTTATCGCATTATGGCAGAGAAAATTAGAGTCAAAAATCTCTATTTAGAACAGTTATATACTTTTGGTGGCCCCAACCGTGACCCCAGAGAAGTAAATGATAGTTATGGTGTTCGTTACCTCTCGGTTAGTTACTTTGCTCTTGTTAGATTTGAAGAAGCAGAATTAATTGCTGATGGTGTTACAGGTATTGCTTGGTATCCAGTCAAGCAAGTGCCAAAATTAGCATTTGACCATAATGAAATTTTGGCTTATGGGCATAGGCGCTTACGTAATAAATTGGAATACAGCCCTGTGGCTTTTGAAGTTTTGCCAGAAATGTTTACTTTAAGTGATTTATATCAGTTATATACAACAGTTTTAGGCGAAAACTTCTCCGATTACTCTAATTTCCGCGCCCGTTTATTGAAGCTAGGATTTTTATCAGATACCGGGGTTAAAGTATCAAGAGGAGCAGGTCGTCCCGCCAGTTTATATAAATTTGATGCAGAAGCTTTTGCACCTTTTAAAGATAAACCTTTGGTATTTATTTAA
- a CDS encoding nicotinate-nucleotide adenylyltransferase, whose product MNKIALFGTSADPPTAGHQTILWWLSERYDWVAVWAADNPFKAHQALLAHRAAMLRLLIADIDAPRQNIALEQDLSSLRTLETVEKAKLRWGTQTEFTLVIGSDLLSQLPRWYRIEELLQQVQLLIVPRPGYVIDESSVETIQQLGGKIAIASFTGLDVSSTAYREHGDTEALTPPIVAYINQQHLYKCQDATTKSFQLR is encoded by the coding sequence ATGAACAAAATCGCTTTATTTGGAACAAGTGCAGATCCACCAACAGCCGGACATCAAACTATTCTGTGGTGGTTGTCTGAGCGTTATGATTGGGTAGCTGTGTGGGCGGCGGATAACCCGTTTAAAGCTCATCAAGCCTTGTTAGCACATCGGGCGGCGATGTTGCGGCTGTTGATTGCGGATATAGATGCGCCCAGACAGAATATTGCTTTAGAGCAGGACTTGAGTAGCTTGAGAACTCTGGAAACAGTGGAGAAGGCGAAATTGCGTTGGGGTACACAAACAGAGTTTACTTTAGTAATTGGTTCAGATTTGCTGAGTCAATTACCGCGTTGGTATCGAATTGAAGAATTATTACAGCAGGTGCAGTTGTTGATTGTGCCACGACCCGGATATGTAATAGATGAATCTAGTGTAGAAACTATCCAACAACTAGGAGGCAAAATTGCGATCGCCTCTTTTACAGGTCTAGATGTTTCCTCAACCGCCTACCGCGAACACGGAGATACCGAAGCTCTAACCCCCCCTATTGTCGCTTATATTAATCAACAGCATTTGTACAAATGCCAGGACGCAACCACAAAAAGTTTCCAACTTCGTTAA
- a CDS encoding nicotinate phosphoribosyltransferase yields MTTIPIWDTQQTPELNISAADYSLLTDLYQLTMAACYTGEGLEQKQASFELFVRRLPEDFGYLIAMGLAQALEYLEKLRFSPEQIAALQATGIFAHVEESFWSLLAEARFTGDVWAVPEGTAVFANEPFLRVEAPLWQAQLVETYLLNTINYQTLVATRAARLRDIAGEQATLLEFGTRRAFSPQASLWAARAALAGGLDATSNVLAALQLGQQPSGTMAHALVMALSAMEGSEGEAFSAFHRYFPGAPLLIDTYDTVAAAQQLAEKVNSGKMQLSGVRLDSGDLVSLSKQVRSLLPEVDIFASGDLDEWEIAKLKAAGAEIDGYGLGTKLVTGSPVNGVYKLVEINNIPVMKQSSGKVTYPGRKQIFRSYAEGKATVDRLGLITDTPLAQETPLLQLVVKQGQHLQPPPTLAEIRQRTAASVTSLSEQTRRLDNPISVPVEISSTLQELTEQTKKGVGSRE; encoded by the coding sequence ATGACAACTATCCCCATCTGGGATACTCAGCAAACCCCAGAATTAAACATCTCTGCTGCTGACTACAGCTTACTTACCGACCTATATCAGCTGACAATGGCAGCTTGTTATACAGGTGAGGGCTTAGAACAAAAACAAGCTAGTTTTGAATTATTTGTGCGACGCTTGCCAGAGGATTTTGGCTACTTAATTGCAATGGGACTAGCGCAAGCACTCGAATATTTAGAAAAGTTACGCTTTAGCCCGGAACAAATAGCGGCATTACAAGCTACAGGCATTTTTGCGCATGTAGAAGAAAGTTTTTGGTCATTGCTGGCAGAGGCTCGATTTACTGGGGATGTTTGGGCAGTACCAGAAGGGACAGCCGTATTTGCCAACGAACCATTTTTACGGGTGGAAGCACCACTTTGGCAAGCACAGTTAGTAGAAACGTATTTATTAAATACTATTAACTACCAAACCCTAGTAGCGACAAGGGCAGCACGCCTCCGTGATATAGCGGGTGAGCAAGCAACACTTTTAGAATTTGGTACAAGACGAGCCTTTAGCCCCCAAGCCTCCTTGTGGGCAGCTAGGGCAGCATTAGCTGGCGGCTTAGATGCCACCTCCAATGTGTTAGCAGCGCTACAACTGGGACAACAACCTAGTGGTACGATGGCTCACGCCTTGGTTATGGCGTTGTCGGCGATGGAAGGCAGTGAAGGTGAAGCTTTTAGTGCGTTTCATCGCTACTTTCCTGGTGCGCCATTATTAATAGATACTTATGATACCGTTGCGGCTGCTCAACAGTTAGCCGAGAAAGTGAATAGTGGAAAAATGCAATTATCGGGGGTGAGGCTAGATTCTGGTGACTTAGTTAGCCTATCAAAACAAGTGCGATCGCTCCTACCAGAAGTAGACATCTTTGCAAGCGGCGACCTAGATGAATGGGAAATTGCCAAACTCAAAGCAGCCGGTGCAGAAATCGATGGTTACGGACTAGGAACCAAACTGGTCACAGGTTCCCCCGTCAACGGAGTTTATAAACTCGTAGAAATTAATAATATCCCAGTCATGAAACAGTCCAGTGGTAAAGTAACATACCCAGGACGCAAGCAAATTTTCCGGTCGTATGCGGAAGGTAAAGCCACAGTCGATAGACTGGGGTTAATTACAGATACACCTCTCGCACAAGAAACACCCTTACTACAACTAGTCGTTAAACAAGGTCAACACCTACAACCGCCTCCAACCCTAGCAGAAATCCGCCAACGCACCGCCGCCTCCGTCACCAGCCTCAGCGAACAAACACGACGTTTAGATAATCCTATTTCCGTACCCGTAGAAATTTCTAGCACACTGCAAGAGTTAACAGAACAGACGAAGAAGGGAGTGGGGAGTAGGGAGTAG
- a CDS encoding nicotinate phosphoribosyltransferase, with the protein MAISKMLAGVMQYVSEAFLRIFGPTDDAYPIIGVQPFTGEPYKKSAADTW; encoded by the coding sequence ATGGCTATTTCCAAAATGCTTGCTGGCGTAATGCAATATGTCTCTGAAGCTTTCTTGCGGATTTTTGGCCCTACAGACGATGCGTATCCAATTATAGGAGTACAACCATTTACAGGTGAACCTTATAAAAAAAGTGCAGCAGATACTTGGTAA
- a CDS encoding PAS domain S-box protein, with amino-acid sequence MSTEALEQQIIILQQQNAELKQQLASSTHEFSATIARLEQELSASQNLLLFFDISVDMLCIAGFDGYLKRVNPAGEKMLGYSQAELQSIPFIELVHPEDRASTVGEMSKLSQGIRVFRFENRYLCKDGSYRWLSWTSVAHDDFIFAVARDVTERKVTEEALKRFEMKIKFLLQQTPLGIIEWNSNFEVVEWNPAAEKIFGYTAIEMLHQHALEIVPKNQREDVIEVMKSLLENKGGHYSLNENLTKDGKLITCEWINTPLVDGNGNSLGIYSMVQDVSDRQKFADALCESEERFRLATEQTGQAVYDYDVLSGKILWAGNSEQIIGLSTEELQNFDVASWESRIHPDDREMATNLLTQAMEQKTRYQVEYRFQIQDGSYIDAQDTGIFLFNNEGQAYRMLGTLSDISERKQAEIILRQQEAQYRSIFESVNDGINVMDLDICEMVAVNPAFCEMHGYSQAEFLNLKTTDYIHPDCYPLLNEFINTIKAGHKFHCQAVDIHKDGTSIDVEVIGQPFNYNGKPHALSVVRNISEQIRAEQEQQKLLAILEATPDIVGIADAIGRNCYMNKAGQKILSISATEAEELPITEFMGTSMLEEFQTEIIPTAIQKGTWSGESILRSRNGDEFPVSQVIIAHKNDQGELEFISTIARDIRDRQQIEAQLRQQAQELETTLQELQRTQTQMIQAEKMSSLGQLVAGVAHEINNPVNFIHGNLNYLEEHIQDLLRIVKVYLQKIPNYDPELQALHEEIDLEYIQQDLPKILNSMKVGTQRIRQIVLSLRTFSRMDEAEFKAVDIHTGIDSTLMILQHRLKEQPQRPAIQVMKDYGELPLIECYAGQLNQVFMNILANAIDALEEGAGSSEWGVGKIPTIRITTSVVRSHWLRIAIADNGTGMPEKVQKQVFNPFFTTKPVGKGTGMGMPISYQIITEKHNGTLECYSKLGQGTEFIIEIPIRQ; translated from the coding sequence ATGTCTACTGAAGCACTGGAACAGCAAATAATTATTCTCCAGCAACAAAACGCTGAACTAAAGCAACAGTTAGCATCAAGCACCCATGAATTTAGTGCAACCATCGCTAGGCTCGAACAAGAACTGAGCGCATCTCAAAACCTATTACTATTTTTTGATATATCAGTAGATATGCTCTGTATTGCTGGCTTTGACGGCTATCTCAAGCGAGTAAATCCGGCTGGTGAAAAAATGCTTGGCTATTCTCAAGCGGAATTACAATCAATCCCCTTCATCGAGTTGGTACACCCAGAAGACAGAGCTTCTACAGTGGGTGAAATGTCGAAATTGAGTCAAGGAATCCGGGTTTTTCGGTTTGAAAATCGCTATCTTTGTAAAGATGGTTCCTATCGCTGGCTATCGTGGACTTCGGTTGCTCACGATGACTTTATCTTTGCTGTGGCTAGAGATGTGACTGAGCGTAAAGTTACAGAAGAAGCTCTCAAGCGATTTGAGATGAAAATAAAGTTTTTGCTGCAACAGACACCTTTAGGAATCATTGAGTGGAACTCTAATTTTGAAGTAGTCGAATGGAACCCAGCAGCAGAAAAAATCTTTGGCTACACAGCAATCGAAATGCTGCATCAGCACGCATTAGAAATTGTGCCGAAAAACCAAAGAGAAGATGTGATTGAGGTGATGAAGTCTCTGCTGGAAAATAAAGGTGGTCATTACAGTTTAAATGAGAACCTGACTAAAGACGGCAAGTTAATTACCTGTGAATGGATTAATACTCCACTGGTTGATGGTAATGGTAATTCTTTGGGTATTTATTCAATGGTACAAGATGTAAGCGATCGCCAAAAGTTTGCAGATGCTCTGTGTGAAAGTGAAGAAAGATTTCGCCTGGCAACTGAACAAACTGGACAAGCTGTCTATGACTACGATGTTCTCTCAGGCAAAATTTTATGGGCTGGTAATAGCGAACAAATTATAGGTTTGAGTACAGAAGAATTACAAAATTTTGATGTTGCTAGTTGGGAATCTAGGATTCATCCAGATGATCGGGAAATGGCTACTAACCTACTGACGCAAGCGATGGAGCAGAAAACCCGCTATCAAGTTGAGTATCGTTTTCAAATTCAAGATGGTTCATATATTGATGCTCAAGATACAGGAATATTTTTGTTCAATAATGAAGGTCAAGCGTATCGAATGCTGGGTACTTTGAGCGATATTAGCGAACGCAAACAAGCTGAAATTATCTTACGCCAACAAGAAGCGCAGTATCGCAGTATTTTTGAATCAGTCAATGATGGCATCAATGTTATGGATCTCGATATTTGTGAGATGGTAGCTGTTAATCCTGCTTTTTGTGAAATGCACGGCTATAGTCAAGCAGAGTTTCTTAATTTGAAAACTACAGATTATATTCATCCTGATTGTTACCCGCTTTTAAATGAATTTATTAACACAATCAAGGCTGGTCATAAATTTCATTGCCAAGCTGTAGACATTCATAAAGATGGTACTTCTATTGATGTGGAGGTGATAGGACAACCTTTTAACTATAACGGTAAGCCTCATGCGCTTTCGGTAGTACGTAATATTAGTGAGCAGATACGCGCAGAACAAGAACAACAGAAATTATTAGCTATTTTGGAAGCAACTCCAGATATCGTTGGTATCGCTGATGCTATTGGAAGAAATTGCTACATGAATAAGGCAGGACAAAAGATACTCAGTATTTCTGCAACTGAGGCTGAAGAACTGCCAATTACTGAGTTCATGGGAACTTCGATGTTAGAAGAATTTCAAACTGAAATTATACCCACAGCAATACAAAAGGGAACTTGGTCTGGAGAATCTATACTGCGATCGCGCAATGGTGATGAATTTCCTGTGTCTCAGGTGATTATTGCTCATAAAAATGACCAGGGAGAACTGGAGTTTATATCCACCATTGCCCGTGATATCCGCGATCGCCAACAAATTGAAGCCCAACTCAGACAACAAGCACAAGAATTAGAAACAACTCTACAAGAACTCCAACGCACTCAGACACAGATGATTCAAGCAGAAAAAATGTCTAGCTTGGGACAATTAGTAGCTGGTGTTGCTCACGAAATTAATAACCCCGTCAATTTTATTCACGGCAATTTAAACTATCTTGAGGAGCATATCCAAGATTTATTGAGAATTGTTAAAGTTTATCTCCAGAAAATCCCCAATTATGACCCTGAACTTCAGGCGTTGCATGAGGAAATTGACCTGGAATACATCCAACAAGATTTACCCAAAATCTTAAATTCAATGAAGGTAGGTACTCAACGCATCCGTCAGATTGTTCTATCGCTGCGTACCTTCTCACGCATGGATGAAGCCGAGTTCAAAGCTGTGGATATTCACACAGGTATCGACAGCACATTAATGATTTTGCAACATCGTCTCAAAGAACAGCCGCAGCGTCCAGCAATTCAAGTCATGAAAGACTATGGTGAATTACCTTTAATAGAATGCTATGCTGGGCAACTCAATCAAGTTTTTATGAATATTTTGGCCAATGCTATTGATGCTTTGGAGGAGGGAGCAGGAAGTAGCGAATGGGGAGTGGGGAAAATTCCGACAATTCGGATTACTACTTCGGTGGTTCGTTCTCATTGGCTGAGAATTGCGATCGCTGATAACGGTACAGGAATGCCAGAAAAAGTGCAAAAACAAGTATTTAATCCCTTTTTTACGACTAAACCTGTTGGCAAAGGAACAGGGATGGGGATGCCTATCAGTTATCAAATCATCACCGAAAAACACAATGGTACACTGGAATGTTATTCAAAACTTGGACAAGGTACAGAATTTATCATTGAAATTCCTATCCGACAATAA
- a CDS encoding LCP family protein: MTIQRTSAEGNPSSNAPNSGGKKSQSTKLESWRWFWMYVGGLAIISATVGGLLANALNNIKSVNLQQDQLSPQEQAVFDRDAIAGSGLQFSQLTRPVNLLLMGMSVLPPDVKNPPADTKNLRYLPQVNSFDGLSDVMLLVKFDPETKKVTMLSIPRDTRTEIEGHGVKKINAANVEGGPALTATTVSNLLGGVGIDRYIRINVLGVAKLIDALGGVTVYVPKDMKYRDDSQHLYINLKAGKQHLNGDQALQLLRYRHDELGDIGRIQRQQMVIRALIDQTLNPATVAQLPKILNVVKDNIDTNLTVEELLALVGFGVRTNRANMQMLMLPGRFSEQGEFNASYWIPNRDGIGKLMSQHFGLQATSENSVNEPTALRVAIQDSTGSDRSQLRPLIRALEQAGYRNIYIARPWNEPLEVTNIIAQQGDSNSAETIRNAIGFGEVRVESTGSLNSDISIQVGKDWLQKKSLLENSSQ, translated from the coding sequence GTGACCATTCAAAGAACTTCAGCAGAAGGAAACCCATCGTCAAACGCCCCTAATTCCGGTGGCAAGAAATCGCAAAGTACAAAACTGGAGAGTTGGCGATGGTTCTGGATGTATGTGGGTGGGCTGGCGATAATTTCGGCAACGGTCGGGGGCTTATTGGCGAATGCGTTGAACAACATAAAATCGGTAAATTTGCAGCAAGATCAACTTAGCCCCCAGGAACAAGCTGTCTTTGATCGGGATGCGATCGCCGGTAGTGGGTTGCAATTCTCGCAATTAACCCGTCCCGTAAATCTGTTGTTGATGGGGATGAGTGTTCTACCACCAGATGTCAAGAATCCTCCTGCTGACACCAAGAATCTCAGATATTTACCTCAAGTCAACTCCTTTGATGGTCTTTCGGATGTAATGCTCTTGGTCAAATTTGACCCAGAGACTAAAAAAGTAACCATGCTGTCGATTCCTAGAGACACCCGTACAGAAATAGAAGGGCATGGCGTAAAGAAAATTAACGCTGCTAATGTGGAGGGCGGGCCAGCGTTAACCGCAACCACTGTGAGTAATCTTTTGGGTGGCGTGGGAATTGACCGCTATATTCGTATTAACGTTTTAGGTGTTGCCAAACTCATTGATGCTTTGGGGGGAGTGACTGTTTATGTACCCAAAGACATGAAATACCGTGACGATTCTCAACACTTATATATTAACTTGAAGGCCGGGAAGCAGCATCTCAACGGCGACCAAGCATTACAATTACTCCGTTATCGTCATGATGAATTAGGTGATATTGGTCGGATTCAACGCCAGCAAATGGTAATTCGCGCTTTAATTGATCAGACTCTCAACCCAGCGACAGTAGCTCAGTTACCAAAAATTCTCAATGTAGTTAAAGACAACATCGACACTAATTTAACAGTTGAGGAATTATTAGCACTGGTAGGTTTTGGTGTGCGGACAAATCGCGCCAATATGCAGATGTTAATGCTACCCGGAAGATTTAGCGAACAAGGTGAATTTAATGCTAGCTATTGGATACCAAACAGAGATGGTATTGGCAAATTAATGTCACAGCACTTTGGTTTGCAAGCAACCTCGGAAAATTCAGTTAATGAGCCGACAGCTTTACGTGTAGCAATTCAAGATAGTACAGGAAGCGATCGCTCACAGCTACGTCCTTTAATTCGCGCTCTAGAACAAGCTGGTTATCGAAATATTTATATAGCTAGACCGTGGAATGAACCTCTAGAAGTTACTAATATTATTGCCCAACAAGGTGATAGCAATAGCGCTGAAACCATCCGCAATGCTATTGGCTTCGGCGAAGTGCGTGTTGAAAGTACTGGTAGTCTCAACTCAGATATTAGTATTCAAGTAGGTAAAGATTGGTTACAAAAAAAATCTCTGTTAGAAAATTCTAGTCAATAG
- a CDS encoding AI-2E family transporter, translating into MQTLKLLNWWQALTPIARIGAIALFAPLLVLNGWAFSAIFDYFHSLIVILVGASVLAFLLNYPVSWMEHHGARREQVAILVFLLALAILLALGVTLIPLALTQAQQLVARIPELIDSGRSQLMILNEKAETLGLPINLDALVVQINDRVKGQLQAIAGQVLNLAVVTFTSLLDFLLTMVLTFYLLQHGAELWESLVDWLPSRFRNPFSQTVRLSFQNFFITQLILSTCMASALIPAFLWLKVPFGLLFGLTIGIMALVPFGGSVGIALTTSLVALQDFSMGVRVLIAAVIVQQILENLIAPRILGNFTGLNPVWILISVLTGARIGGLLGVIVAVPTAVIIKTALTALRPSNASSEMEVTDTTEIAASIVQKEKAQNALSISEPTVP; encoded by the coding sequence ATGCAGACACTCAAGCTACTAAACTGGTGGCAGGCACTAACACCAATAGCAAGAATTGGGGCGATCGCTCTATTCGCTCCCTTGCTAGTTCTCAATGGTTGGGCATTTTCCGCAATTTTTGATTATTTTCACTCCCTAATTGTTATTTTAGTCGGAGCCTCTGTTTTAGCATTTTTGCTCAACTACCCTGTTAGCTGGATGGAACATCACGGCGCGAGGCGAGAGCAAGTTGCTATTTTAGTATTTTTATTGGCTCTAGCGATTTTACTAGCCCTTGGCGTTACTTTGATCCCTCTAGCGTTGACGCAAGCCCAACAACTGGTGGCGCGTATTCCTGAGTTAATTGACTCTGGGCGATCGCAGTTGATGATTCTCAACGAGAAGGCAGAGACTCTTGGCTTACCTATAAACCTTGATGCTCTTGTAGTCCAAATTAATGATCGCGTCAAGGGACAACTACAAGCGATCGCCGGACAAGTTCTCAATTTGGCCGTAGTTACCTTCACCAGCTTGCTAGATTTTCTCTTGACGATGGTGTTAACTTTCTACCTGTTGCAGCATGGTGCTGAACTCTGGGAAAGCTTAGTAGATTGGCTACCGAGCAGATTTCGTAACCCCTTTTCCCAAACAGTACGCCTGAGCTTTCAAAATTTCTTTATTACCCAATTAATTCTTTCTACTTGTATGGCCTCAGCCTTGATTCCTGCTTTCTTGTGGCTGAAGGTTCCATTTGGGCTATTATTTGGTCTAACTATCGGCATTATGGCACTTGTGCCATTTGGCGGCTCTGTAGGGATTGCTCTGACTACCTCACTGGTAGCGCTGCAAGATTTCTCTATGGGGGTTAGAGTCTTAATTGCCGCCGTAATTGTACAACAAATCCTCGAAAATCTGATTGCTCCCCGTATTTTAGGCAACTTTACTGGGTTAAATCCAGTTTGGATACTCATTTCAGTATTGACAGGCGCTAGAATTGGCGGACTTTTAGGTGTGATTGTGGCCGTACCCACGGCTGTAATTATCAAGACTGCCTTGACTGCCTTGCGTCCCTCTAACGCAAGTTCTGAAATGGAGGTAACAGATACTACAGAGATAGCCGCATCAATAGTACAGAAAGAAAAGGCTCAAAATGCTTTGAGTATTTCTGAGCCAACAGTACCTTAA
- the cutA gene encoding divalent-cation tolerance protein CutA has product MKIYYVTLNNIEEARQIGRILLERQLAVCVNWFPITCAYIWQGEISEEPEVVLIVKTQDGYAIEIEKVIREHISYTNFIAEISPVAVNQGFLNWLNAEIPTRSPLPT; this is encoded by the coding sequence ATGAAAATTTACTATGTAACTTTAAATAACATTGAGGAAGCTCGTCAAATTGGCAGGATATTACTTGAGCGTCAGTTAGCGGTTTGTGTCAATTGGTTTCCTATTACTTGTGCTTATATTTGGCAAGGAGAAATTTCTGAAGAACCAGAAGTAGTTTTAATTGTCAAAACTCAAGACGGTTACGCTATAGAAATCGAAAAAGTTATTCGAGAGCATATTAGTTATACTAATTTTATTGCGGAAATTTCTCCTGTAGCAGTTAATCAAGGTTTTCTCAATTGGTTGAATGCGGAAATACCGACGCGATCGCCCCTACCAACCTAA